The following are from one region of the Pseudorasbora parva isolate DD20220531a chromosome 12, ASM2467924v1, whole genome shotgun sequence genome:
- the LOC137093754 gene encoding uncharacterized protein: MTPSGRRRGKIDSTFTIHPVVPVPVDRVPVDSVPVVPVPAVCFPVDSVPVVHVPVDPVPMVLKWRRRTKAPCVPVPVVPVPVVPGPVVPVPVVPVPVVPVPVVPVPVNHVPVVPVPVDRVLVVPMPVVPEPVNCVLVVPMPVVHVPVNRVLVVPMPVVPVPVNRVLVVPTPVDRVPMDHGPSASESCAGGSYSVAVDRVPVDHIPVVPVPVDRAPVDRIPVVPVPVDRVPVDRVLVVPVPVNRVLVVPVPVVPVPVDHVPMDRGPSAVPVDRVPVDRIPVVPVPVDRVPVDRVPVVPVPVVPVPVDLPVDCVPVDRIPVVPVPVDRVPVDHVPVVLMPVVPVPVDRVPVDLLVDRVPVDRVPVVLMPVVPVPVDRVAVDRVPVDRIPVVPVPVDRVPGVTKISIDADSLQSFSSKPVSSS; this comes from the exons ATGACCCCTTCGGGGAGAAGGAGGGGGAAGATTGACTCCACATTCACCATCCACCCTgtggtccctgtaccggtggatcgtgttccggtggactctgttccggtggtccctgtgccggcaGTCTGTTTTCCGGTGGactcagttccggtggtccaTGTTCCGGTGGACCCTGTTCCGATGGTCTTGAAATGGAGGAGGAGAACAAAGGCTCCCTGCGTCCCTGTgccagtggtccctgtgccggtggtccctgggccggtggtccctgtgccggtggtccctgtgccggtggtacCTGTGCCGGTGGTACCTGTGCCGGTGAATcatgtgccggtggtccctgtgccggtggatcgtgttctggtggtcccgatgccggtggtccctgagCCGGTGAAttgtgttctggtggtcccgatgccggtggtcCATGTGCCGGTGaatcgtgttctggtggtcccgatgccggtggtccctgtgccggtgaatcgtgttctggtggtcccgacgccagtggatcgtgtgccgATGGATCATGGTCCCAGTGCCAGTGAATCGTGTGCtggtggatcgtattccg TggcggtggatcgtgtgccggtggatcatattccggtggtcccagtgcctgTGGATCGTGCGCcagtggatcgtattccggtggtcccagtgcctgTGGATcgagtgccggtggatcgtgttctggtggtccctgtgccggtgaatcgtgttctggtggtcccggtgccggtggtcccagtgccggtggatcatgtgcCGATGGAtcgtggtcccagtgccg tgccggtggatcgtgtgccggtggatcgtattccagtggtcccagtgcctGTGGATcgagtgccggtggatcgtgttccagtggtcccagtcccggtggtcccagtgccggtggatc tgccggtggattgtgtgccggtggatcgtattccggtggtcccagtgcctgTGGATCGTGTGccagtggatcatgttccggtggtcctgatgccggtggtcccagtgccggtggatcgtgtgccagtggatc tgctggtggatcgtgtgccagtggatcgtgttccggtggtcctgatgccggtggtcccagtgcctgTGGATCGTGTggcggtggatcgtgttccagtggatcgtattccggtggtcccagtgcctgtggatcgtgtgccg